A portion of the Magnetococcales bacterium genome contains these proteins:
- the lhgO gene encoding L-2-hydroxyglutarate oxidase: MEKSSDYLIVGGGVVGLNLALEARRRHPKRRVVVLEKESACGKHASGRNSGVLHAGFYYTADSLKARFCREGNHLMTRYCQERGLRINRCGKLVVARQETDLPVMEELLRRGAANGVELESLSLSQAQVLEPRVRTVDRAIHSPTTSSVDPKEVMGALAEDARSAGVDIRVGTALLGWERGVARTTNGDVSAGYLINAAGLYADRIAHMCGFGLQSAILPFKGLYLYSDEPVGALRTHIYPVPDLANPFLGVHYTLTVDGHAKVGPTAVPAFWREHYEGLSGFRWQESMEIVWREMGLFLRNDFGFRQLAWQEMQKYRRREMVRQAGVLATAVDEKHYRRWGPPGVRAQLVNLRNHRLETDFRYEGDRGSFHVLNAVSPGFTCAMPFGRYLFDQIDALLG, from the coding sequence ATGGAAAAAAGTTCGGATTATTTAATCGTGGGTGGAGGGGTTGTCGGTTTGAACCTGGCGTTGGAGGCGCGGCGGCGGCATCCGAAGCGCCGGGTGGTGGTGTTGGAAAAGGAGAGTGCCTGTGGAAAACACGCCAGTGGCCGCAACAGCGGCGTATTGCACGCGGGATTTTATTACACGGCAGACAGTTTGAAGGCGCGTTTTTGCCGGGAAGGGAACCACCTGATGACCCGCTACTGTCAGGAGCGGGGGTTACGGATCAACCGTTGTGGCAAGCTGGTTGTGGCCCGACAGGAGACCGATCTGCCGGTCATGGAGGAGTTGCTGCGGCGCGGGGCAGCCAATGGGGTCGAACTGGAGAGCCTCTCCCTGAGTCAGGCCCAGGTCTTGGAGCCACGGGTGCGCACCGTGGACCGGGCGATCCACTCTCCCACCACCTCCTCTGTGGATCCCAAGGAGGTGATGGGCGCCCTGGCGGAGGATGCCCGGTCGGCTGGCGTGGATATACGGGTCGGTACGGCGTTGCTGGGCTGGGAACGGGGTGTCGCACGTACCACGAACGGCGATGTATCCGCCGGATATTTGATCAATGCAGCGGGTCTTTATGCCGACCGGATTGCCCACATGTGCGGCTTCGGGTTGCAGTCGGCCATCTTGCCATTCAAAGGGTTGTACCTCTACAGCGACGAACCGGTCGGGGCGTTGCGCACCCATATCTACCCGGTGCCGGACCTGGCCAATCCATTTTTGGGGGTACACTACACCTTGACGGTGGATGGCCATGCCAAGGTCGGCCCAACGGCGGTTCCGGCCTTTTGGCGTGAACACTACGAAGGTCTTTCCGGCTTCCGCTGGCAGGAGTCCATGGAGATTGTATGGCGGGAGATGGGACTGTTTTTGCGCAATGATTTTGGCTTTCGGCAGTTGGCCTGGCAGGAGATGCAAAAATATCGCCGGCGAGAGATGGTTCGGCAGGCGGGGGTGTTGGCCACGGCTGTGGATGAAAAACACTACCGCCGTTGGGGGCCGCCCGGCGTTCGCGCCCAGTTGGTGAATTTGCGGAATCACCGTCTGGAGACCGACTTTCGCTATGAGGGAGACCGGGGGAGCTT